GTGGTTTTATTTACGGTAATTGTGGAACAGATTGTTATGCGTTTTCTAGCAACTGGTCAGCCAGAGAACCAAGAACAGCTCCTTGAAACAGGCGCGGAGATACCTCTTATACTTACATTACTTGTATTTGGTATTCTAGGTCCGATACTTGAAGAAATCATATTTCGTCATATAATATTAAATCGTTTTTCAAATTATATTGGTACTGCTATTGCATCTATCATTTCAATTATAATTTTTACACTTTTCCACACGAGCCAGCTTTCGGATATTGCTATCTATTTACCTGGCGCGGTGATACTTACTGCGGCTTATCTTATTTCTAACAGATCTCTTGCATATGTTATCGCGATACATGTGTTAAATAATTCTATTGCTTTTATTCAATTGCATATGTCATAGAGAGACACATGTAATTGGATGTTGTAAAATATCAGGAGGTTGTCAAACGTGATTGTAACAACGACTGCTGAAATTCAAGGTAAAGAAATTATTGAGTATATTGATATTGTAAATGGTGAGGCTATTATGGGTGCAAACATTGTACGCGATGTATTCGCTTCAGTTCGTGATGTTGTCGGTGGCCGTGCTGGTGCTTATGAAAGTAAGCTAAAAGAAGCTCGTGATATTGCGATGGACGAAATGAAAGAACTTGCAAAACAAAAAGGTGTGAACGCTATCGTTGGCATTGACGTAGATTACGCAATTATTCGTGCTGGAATGTTAATGGTTGCGGTAAGTGGTACAGCTGTACGTATATAAGTAAATAAAAAACGGATCCCCTCCTTGGGATTTATACTTTGAGGGGGGATCCTGGTTCTGTTGCAGATTTTAAAGACTAAAAACAGAAGTTGATAAATCATTGTACGTCGAAAACCCACAGTTTGAGTGTAAACTGTGGTTTTTTTATAGTGGCCCCATTCCATCACTATCAGGCAAAATTTTTTAGTACCTCCAGGACGAAATTTTGTGTTAATTTGTAACAAAAAGTTCTTTTTTTCATTTTGGGGTAATTCTGAATTCTTAAGTTGATGGGTATGGGGTCCCATCTACATTTTAACAAAAATATACACTAAGAAAATTTCAACATAAAATGAGCCGGATTTTCTATTCTGAGAAATATCTGGCTCTTATTCTTCATTTAATTCGTTTTTAATTTGTTCTCTTCATATTCTTTCATAAAATGTATTTTTCTTGAGTTCTATCATTTCCATAAACATAACAGCAGTAATCTCGCCGTTCTTCCATTTTGAATATGTTTCTTCTATTAGAAGGTGAGAAATGGTTTGTAGAAAATTATGAGTTTCAAATCAATACAGGAATTAAAAGACCATAGAGAAAGGAATGAGGGGAGTGGTAAATCAAAATGTATTGCATCATATTGGGTATGAAGTATTACAAGAAACATTTGTATTAATTCGAAATGTATTTTCCTATTCAAATCAAGGTGAATACAGTGTGACATATGTACGAGAAATTGCGGATGCTTTGTATAATATTCCGCATTCGATTCAGAAACAGCATGATACATTTTTAGAATTTGAGTTCAAACTGTTAGAAGAAACATTAATGCAAATGGAATTTGGAAAGGTTGCCGCACAAAACATTCCCCATTTTAGAATGTATGCGGCACGTGTACAACAATTGTTACGGAAACGTTATAAAGAGGTTTAATCGAGTGGAAATGGGGCGATGAAAAATGATCGTATTGGGAATTTGGCTGTCAGTTTTGCTGATAGCCTTTTATTTATCCAAGTATATCCGTTTCATAAACAAAAGTTAGAACAAAGAAAATATGATGAATATGGAATCCGGATCATTTTTTGTACGGGGGCATGCCTCTATATTTCACATCATTTTTACAGAGAAATATGTGGAAATGGGGAGTGAAAATCGCTGGTGCAACCTTTTTTACGGGATTTTCAATTGGGTGTGTTGGAAAACAATGCATATATGATTTTCAACATAAAAGTTTTCCTTTCAGAAAAATGACGCTTTAAATTCGCTTTTAATCGACTTTAAAGAAATTGTTAATACATTTGGTATTAAATAAGATTATGCCCTTTAATCGGTCTTTTAAGTGGTTTAAATGAGTTTTCGGAGAAAAAGGGGTGTGAGGACGATTTTTTTAAGGTTTTTGTATATATTTTGTTAAGTATAGGAGTTTGTGCAATTGTTTTAACAGGAATTACCGCGCCCCACATTTTATCGTTGGTTACAGATAACTGAATGACCTAAAGATGAGGTAGAAGAAAAAATAAAGAAAGTCTATCTTAGGCATAAATTACGATATGGATATCGAAGAGTGACCGCCACTCTTCGAAAAATGGGGCTGTGTGTCAATTACAAAAAAGTATTACGGATTATGAAACAATATCATATACTCTCAAAAGTGTGTCGTCAGAAAAAGAAATATATGAATGGTGCTGAAGCAGTCATAGCTCCTCATCGATTAGAACGTCAATTTGAAGCGTCAGTCCCAAATGAAAAGAGGTTTACGGATGTAACTTATTTATTATTTTGAGAGCGTACTTTGTATTTATCAACGATTATGGATGACTTTAATCGCGAAATTATAAGTTATGTCATCAATGAATCACAAAATCTGACCTTAGTGATGAAGACAGTAAAACAAGTAATGAGAGGACGAAAAGTAAAAGATGCCATCCTTCACTTAGATCAAGGAAGTATTTATACTGCGAAGGAATTTCAAGTGTATGCCAAACAAAACGGCATCATCACCAGCATGTCACGGAAAGGAAATTGCCATGATAATGCCTTCATGGAAAGCTTCTTTAGCCATTTAAAAAGCGAAGCTTTCTATTCACAAAAGGTAACAAAAGTATCCAACACAACTGTGCGAATTCAAGAAAAATTAAACCACCTATCCCTTAAAGAATTTAGGGAATAGATGGTTTAGGTGTTTTAATAGGTGCCCCGTTTAAGGCAGAGTATTTTCATTAAACCGTCTTCCGTAAAGCGAATGAGGTTAAAATTGCCGTGCGCAAATATATATTTTTTATAATCATCAACAATTTCAAGAGAAATTAAATAACCTGAGTCCATATAAATATAGAACTCAGGTTGCTTAGTTGCGCTTTTTAAATACTGTCTACTTGACAGGGAGAAAATCACCAAATTATATGACGGGTTAGTAATAAGCAGACATGTTATGACCTTTCCATTCATAGTAATCTAGAATACCAGCATAGATTGCTTCAGCTGCACGTTGTCTCCATTCTG
Above is a window of Bacillus anthracis str. Vollum DNA encoding:
- a CDS encoding CPBP family intramembrane glutamic endopeptidase, yielding MNFIKTNTKEISMLIIYALFVPFQIGLFILLGISLLTNSNIVESEFALSAISLTIPAIVGIIFFRKEIIESFTYFKEKTILKIVSIPMVVLFTVIVEQIVMRFLATGQPENQEQLLETGAEIPLILTLLVFGILGPILEEIIFRHIILNRFSNYIGTAIASIISIIIFTLFHTSQLSDIAIYLPGAVILTAAYLISNRSLAYVIAIHVLNNSIAFIQLHMS
- a CDS encoding heavy metal-binding domain-containing protein; amino-acid sequence: MIVTTTAEIQGKEIIEYIDIVNGEAIMGANIVRDVFASVRDVVGGRAGAYESKLKEARDIAMDEMKELAKQKGVNAIVGIDVDYAIIRAGMLMVAVSGTAVRI